The genomic interval GTCACCGAGAGGTGCATCGGCTCAAGCTGGCTAAATGGGTTTTCTGGCGAGGACCGCAAGGATGTAGCAGTCTTCCGCTTCGTGGTGGAGGCCGTAAGCTTTTGCGACCTCCTCCGCGTCGAAACGACCTGATGCAAGAGACGGCCCTGCGTAGTTCAGGCCCTGAACAGACACAACCTCCAAACCCGCGTCGAGGATCAGCTCCTGGAGCTCGGGCCACGTGTATTCCAGCTTGTGATCAGGGTCGATGAACTCTTCCTGCTCGAGACGCGTGACTCGGCCGTTCGGCGTGTCGATCGCGACCCAACCGCCCGGTCTCAGTAGTCTCTGCACCGACTTCAGCATCAAGGCCCCTTCGTCCCGGTGGATGTGCTCGATCGACTGACCCGAATAAACCAGGTCGACGCTGGAATCCGCGAAGCCGGACAGATCCGTCATCGAGTGATACCGGTAGGTCACCGGGCCTAGTCGCGTCTCGACGGTCGAGTGCTCGGCTCCCTGGTAGATGACGTGCCGCGCATCTGAGGGGAGATCCACTATGGTCAACTCCTCGAACGGGTAGGGGTACCCGAGCGAGACGAGAGCTCCTTCGTTGCTCGCGAGGTGAGTTCCGCCGAGATCGACGATGCGTCTGGCCGCGGGCAGGCTTCGAACCCATTCGCATCGGCCGGCGTGGATCGATGAAGTGAGCATCGGGCCACTGAAGCCGTGTGTCGCGAACTCCTCCGAACCACGAATTCGTTCGGCGAGCTGATCGATGGTGATGCCGCCGGATCTGAGAAGCGTGAGGCTGTCGGTGAATCCGGTCGGGTCCGGCTCCCTTCCGAGAAGGATCTGATACATCAACCGGATCGCCAG from Acidimicrobiales bacterium carries:
- a CDS encoding methyltransferase domain-containing protein; translated protein: MVVRERLRASPTARRLYSGAVSVRARGVNTIFGGLTINRVPKELAIRLMYQILLGREPDPTGFTDSLTLLRSGGITIDQLAERIRGSEEFATHGFSGPMLTSSIHAGRCEWVRSLPAARRIVDLGGTHLASNEGALVSLGYPYPFEELTIVDLPSDARHVIYQGAEHSTVETRLGPVTYRYHSMTDLSGFADSSVDLVYSGQSIEHIHRDEGALMLKSVQRLLRPGGWVAIDTPNGRVTRLEQEEFIDPDHKLEYTWPELQELILDAGLEVVSVQGLNYAGPSLASGRFDAEEVAKAYGLHHEAEDCYILAVLARKPI